The following proteins are encoded in a genomic region of Clostridium kluyveri:
- a CDS encoding GtrA family protein, with protein MTQLTKIKYPIFNRIFNGKLKCISRFSATGVLNTLVDFCVFTICESLFGIYYTLSQVLGYSFGIINSFILNKKWTFESKASNKKIYHELMQFIVVNVCSLTITVVCMKFLVNNFSINIYISKVIVTLIAQVVNFLLYKLWVFN; from the coding sequence ATGACTCAGTTAACTAAAATAAAGTATCCCATATTTAATCGTATTTTTAATGGTAAATTAAAGTGCATAAGTCGTTTTTCTGCTACAGGAGTATTAAATACTCTGGTAGATTTTTGTGTATTTACTATATGTGAAAGTTTATTTGGTATATATTATACTTTAAGTCAAGTTTTAGGTTATAGTTTTGGAATAATAAATAGCTTTATATTGAATAAAAAGTGGACATTTGAAAGTAAAGCTTCCAATAAGAAAATATATCATGAACTGATGCAATTTATTGTAGTTAATGTTTGTTCTCTTACAATTACCGTGGTGTGTATGAAGTTTTTAGTAAATAACTTTAGTATAAATATTTATATATCTAAAGTTATTGTTACTTTAATAGCTCAAGTTGTGAATTTTTTACTGTATAAACTTTGGGTGTTTAATTAA
- a CDS encoding glycosyltransferase family 39 protein, whose product MKNVKFKKENLPIVLILILSAVLNFANLTIEGYGNEYYAAGVKSMLVNLKNFFFVSFDPAGFVSIDKPPLGFWIQTISAKIFGFSGWSIILPQALAGVISVGLIYYIVKRSFGNIAGTISALCLAITPVFVAASRNNTIDNLLVMVLLIACVFISKAAEKGRFKYIIISLVLIGVGFNIKMLQAYMIIPAVYVVYLISRAVPVKKRIKHLALGTVVLVVVSLSWAVIVDLVPAQYRPYVGSSTNNTVMELILGHNGLERFNNSGMGGRQAPGEFRNTNIYGTQNQRGNGNAQNGNWTNRQKTAEDSQNGNMANFSGGNGNVPEGMKLPEGSSGGRGAQGGGMAGNFGGQTEASITRLFSKNVLSDQIVWFLPLAIFGFIAGAIVEKLKFTFDNRKKLDLILWIFWLIPEFLYFSYTKGLFHQYYLTMMAPPIAALSGIGLVSMWKLYKEKSKNITWLLLPVSLVANGLVQLLMLSYYSNISSAIKAIIISSLVLCFISSTLLIVYKVVKKGNLEKAGNIKLGKALTILAFVGILITPAIGSGAAINHKVNGTMPSAGLELLSNNESGNFMMGRGSGGSGNDKLVKFLEKNITNEKYILVVSSATSAQDIILQTGKGVMALGGFTGSDKILTLDEFKTMVKNGEVRYVLTGGMGRGSMDDIMNWVQKNGKAVSESQWRNTVESQEEKGYSDFNVTEYDKNTDTKYNYKNDNSGNNSGNNSGGGPEGMNSQVLYDLKGSVK is encoded by the coding sequence ATGAAGAATGTAAAATTCAAAAAAGAAAATCTTCCAATAGTATTGATTTTAATTTTATCTGCTGTATTAAATTTTGCTAACTTAACTATAGAAGGATATGGAAATGAATATTACGCTGCAGGTGTAAAAAGCATGCTTGTAAATCTTAAAAATTTTTTCTTTGTATCCTTTGACCCAGCCGGATTTGTATCCATTGATAAACCTCCTTTAGGTTTTTGGATACAGACTATTTCTGCTAAAATATTTGGATTTAGCGGCTGGAGTATAATATTGCCTCAGGCTCTTGCAGGAGTTATATCAGTTGGGCTTATATATTATATTGTAAAAAGATCTTTTGGAAATATAGCTGGAACTATTTCGGCACTTTGTCTTGCAATTACCCCTGTTTTTGTAGCTGCTAGCAGAAATAATACCATAGACAACCTTTTGGTCATGGTGCTTCTTATTGCCTGTGTATTTATTTCTAAAGCTGCAGAAAAGGGTAGGTTTAAATATATCATAATAAGCTTGGTTTTAATAGGTGTAGGCTTTAATATAAAGATGCTTCAAGCCTATATGATTATACCGGCAGTATATGTAGTTTACCTTATTTCTAGAGCTGTACCTGTAAAAAAGAGAATAAAACATCTAGCTTTAGGTACAGTTGTACTTGTAGTAGTATCTCTGTCTTGGGCGGTAATAGTAGATCTTGTGCCGGCACAGTATAGACCTTATGTAGGAAGCAGTACCAATAATACTGTTATGGAACTTATATTAGGACACAATGGACTTGAAAGATTTAATAATAGTGGTATGGGAGGAAGACAAGCACCGGGAGAATTTAGAAATACTAATATATACGGCACACAAAATCAAAGGGGTAATGGAAATGCTCAAAATGGAAATTGGACTAATAGACAAAAGACTGCAGAGGACAGTCAAAATGGAAATATGGCTAATTTTTCAGGTGGAAATGGCAATGTTCCAGAGGGAATGAAATTACCAGAAGGGTCGTCGGGAGGAAGAGGTGCCCAAGGTGGCGGCATGGCAGGAAACTTTGGTGGTCAGACAGAAGCAAGTATTACCAGATTATTCTCCAAAAATGTTTTATCAGATCAAATAGTATGGTTTTTACCTTTGGCTATATTTGGATTCATTGCAGGAGCAATAGTGGAAAAATTGAAGTTTACCTTTGATAATAGAAAAAAACTAGATTTAATATTATGGATTTTTTGGCTTATTCCTGAATTTTTATATTTTAGTTACACTAAGGGATTGTTCCATCAATACTATTTAACTATGATGGCTCCACCTATTGCGGCTTTATCAGGAATAGGACTTGTTTCTATGTGGAAGCTTTATAAGGAAAAGAGTAAGAATATCACATGGCTTCTATTGCCAGTATCCCTTGTTGCAAATGGTCTAGTTCAGCTTCTAATGTTATCTTATTACAGTAATATATCCTCTGCAATTAAAGCCATTATTATATCTTCTTTAGTACTTTGTTTTATTTCATCTACATTACTTATAGTATACAAAGTAGTTAAGAAAGGTAATTTAGAGAAGGCTGGTAATATAAAGCTTGGTAAGGCATTAACAATACTTGCTTTTGTAGGAATTTTAATAACGCCTGCTATTGGTTCCGGTGCTGCTATAAATCATAAAGTGAATGGTACCATGCCTTCAGCAGGATTGGAACTCCTATCAAATAATGAATCCGGTAATTTTATGATGGGAAGAGGTTCAGGAGGCAGTGGTAATGATAAACTTGTAAAGTTTCTTGAAAAGAATATCACAAATGAGAAATATATTCTTGTAGTTTCCAGTGCAACTTCTGCCCAGGATATAATACTACAAACTGGTAAAGGAGTAATGGCATTAGGAGGTTTCACAGGCTCTGATAAGATACTTACCTTAGATGAATTTAAAACCATGGTGAAAAATGGAGAAGTTAGATATGTACTTACAGGGGGAATGGGAAGAGGTTCCATGGATGATATTATGAATTGGGTACAGAAAAATGGCAAGGCGGTATCGGAAAGTCAATGGAGAAATACGGTAGAGTCTCAGGAGGAAAAAGGATATTCAGATTTTAATGTAACTGAATATGATAAAAATACAGATACAAAATATAACTATAAAAATGATAATTCAGGTAATAACAGTGGAAACAATAGTGGTGGTGGACCAGAGGGCATGAATTCACAAGTGCTATACGATTTAAAAGGCAGTGTAAAATAA
- the ald gene encoding alanine dehydrogenase, which produces MIIGVPKELKNNENRVAMTPAGVHALVRDGHQVLIEKSAGIGSGIEDKEYQDVGGKIIDTNMEIFKESDIIVKVKEPIEEEYELFKENQILFTYLHLAANIPLTELLIKKKITSIAYETVQLDNGSLPLLTPMSEVAGKMSIQIGANLLQEYNGGAGILLGGVPGVLPGEVVIIGAGGVGTNAAKMALGLGAKVTILDINKDRLVYVDDIFNGRLSTLVCNEFNVAEMVKKADLLVGAVLVIGSKAPKIVKEEMVKTMKKGSVIVDVAIDQGGSIETIDRATTHDNPCYEKYGVVHYSVSNMPGAVSRTSTYALTSSTLPYLEDIANKGAEKAMKDDKALLKGLNVYKGFVTYKAVADSLKLEYKAPESLF; this is translated from the coding sequence GTGATTATAGGAGTGCCTAAAGAATTAAAGAATAATGAAAATAGAGTGGCTATGACACCAGCCGGGGTACATGCTCTAGTGAGGGATGGCCATCAGGTTTTGATAGAAAAGTCAGCTGGAATTGGAAGTGGAATAGAAGATAAAGAATACCAGGATGTTGGCGGCAAAATAATAGATACAAATATGGAAATATTTAAAGAATCAGATATAATAGTAAAGGTAAAAGAGCCAATAGAAGAAGAATATGAACTTTTTAAAGAAAATCAGATTTTATTCACCTATCTTCACCTTGCTGCCAATATACCTCTTACAGAGCTATTAATAAAAAAGAAAATTACATCTATAGCCTATGAAACAGTACAACTTGATAATGGAAGTCTTCCATTACTTACTCCTATGAGCGAAGTGGCAGGAAAAATGTCTATACAGATAGGGGCAAATCTACTTCAAGAGTATAATGGCGGAGCCGGTATATTACTTGGTGGAGTTCCAGGAGTACTGCCTGGAGAAGTTGTAATCATTGGAGCAGGCGGTGTGGGAACAAATGCTGCTAAAATGGCTCTGGGACTTGGAGCAAAAGTTACAATACTTGATATAAATAAGGATAGATTAGTTTATGTAGATGATATATTTAACGGAAGATTGTCTACATTAGTCTGTAATGAATTCAATGTGGCTGAGATGGTTAAAAAAGCAGACCTATTAGTAGGAGCAGTATTGGTAATAGGATCAAAAGCGCCTAAAATTGTTAAAGAGGAAATGGTTAAAACTATGAAGAAAGGTTCTGTAATAGTTGATGTAGCAATTGATCAGGGAGGATCCATAGAGACTATAGACAGGGCTACTACTCATGATAATCCATGCTATGAAAAGTATGGTGTAGTTCATTATTCAGTATCCAATATGCCTGGAGCTGTATCAAGAACATCTACCTATGCACTTACTAGTTCTACTCTTCCTTATTTGGAGGATATAGCTAACAAAGGAGCAGAGAAAGCAATGAAAGATGATAAAGCTCTTTTAAAGGGCCTCAATGTATATAAAGGCTTTGTAACTTATAAAGCAGTGGCAGATAGTTTAAAACTTGAGTACAAAGCACCAGAAAGCTTATTTTAA
- a CDS encoding cell wall hydrolase, whose protein sequence is MNFKKIRTLLFALTLSMLSFTQVYAANYTVKSGDSLFKISILFKTDVDTIIKNNNLKSSEIYPNQVLYVNSNTYTVKPSDTLYLIAKKYGIALNTLIAANNNVDKYIYPGEVLNIPAGWIFKSTSSSDPIVPYSESDLDLLARLVTAEAEGEAYKAKVAVAAVVLNRVQNSRFPSTIKDVIYEVSGGYYQFTPVYNGWISKAASQDSKNAAYEALYGSDPTNGALYYFDDSTTNTWLWSKPIALRVGKMVFVY, encoded by the coding sequence ATGAATTTCAAAAAAATCAGAACACTACTATTTGCATTAACTCTTTCTATGTTGTCTTTTACACAGGTATATGCTGCTAATTATACAGTAAAGTCGGGAGATTCTCTATTTAAAATAAGTATACTATTTAAAACCGACGTAGACACTATTATAAAAAATAATAATCTAAAAAGCAGCGAGATATATCCAAATCAAGTCTTATATGTGAATTCTAACACATATACTGTAAAACCTTCAGATACTCTTTATTTAATAGCAAAAAAATATGGTATAGCTCTTAACACATTAATTGCAGCTAACAACAATGTGGACAAGTATATTTATCCAGGTGAAGTATTAAACATACCTGCAGGTTGGATTTTTAAGAGTACAAGCTCCTCAGATCCTATAGTACCTTATAGTGAAAGTGACTTAGATTTACTGGCAAGACTGGTAACTGCGGAAGCTGAAGGAGAGGCTTATAAGGCTAAAGTAGCTGTAGCTGCTGTAGTACTTAACCGAGTTCAAAATTCAAGATTTCCATCTACTATAAAAGATGTAATATATGAAGTATCAGGTGGCTATTATCAATTTACTCCTGTATATAATGGATGGATAAGCAAAGCTGCTTCTCAGGATTCAAAAAATGCTGCTTATGAAGCACTCTATGGTTCCGATCCAACAAATGGTGCATTGTATTACTTTGATGATAGTACAACAAATACCTGGCTCTGGTCAAAACCTATTGCTTTAAGAGTCGGTAAAATGGTATTTGTATATTAA
- a CDS encoding glycosyltransferase family 39 protein — MIKIFFKKNLLKIGLILLILLSAFLCIYNIKNYTANTNTSRSRVEQFNSENRQRTQINDKQKTQGGVTSNTPDKNFSSNNNKAPGNNAQIPGVRNQRGESMSSNNKYAPLLTLYLIIFFALCITAFYFFGYRNFKINNANTKILIFSLLCIGLFLRISLSTVMEGYGGDINLFKSWASSAANSLSQFYVNSKSADYPPLYIYILFLIGKLAKISSITPYYTLLLKLPSIIADIVTAYMIYKLAKKYFSLEIGILLSAFYIFSPAIFINSSLWGQVDSFFTLFLVLSLFFLSEGKFVFSSILFTSLVLMKPQGIIFFPVLLFELIARKNLKTLIKCAASCIVTSLVIILPFSFNQNALWIFKLYKNTISEYPYASVNAFNFFNLLGGNYKESSSTFFIFSYKIWGIIAIIAITAFSWYIYIKSKNKIFAFSCALVQISGVFTFSTGMHERYLFPAAALSILSFIYLKDNRLLILLAGYTLTIYSNIYSILFGGFGNTTSHTLISDGTCILNIILFAYLVKILLDIVLKKKGFNPESFDIKFY; from the coding sequence ATGATAAAAATATTTTTCAAAAAAAATCTGCTTAAAATTGGTCTAATTCTTTTAATATTATTATCTGCATTTTTATGTATTTATAATATAAAAAATTATACAGCTAATACCAATACATCCCGGAGCAGAGTAGAACAATTCAATTCAGAAAACAGGCAAAGAACACAAATAAATGATAAACAAAAAACACAAGGAGGAGTTACTTCAAATACACCTGATAAAAACTTTTCATCAAATAATAATAAAGCTCCCGGCAATAATGCTCAAATTCCTGGAGTAAGAAATCAACGAGGAGAATCCATGTCCTCAAATAATAAATATGCCCCATTACTCACTTTATATTTAATAATATTTTTTGCACTATGTATTACAGCCTTTTATTTTTTCGGCTATAGAAACTTTAAAATAAATAATGCAAACACAAAAATACTTATATTTTCACTTCTTTGCATAGGCTTATTTTTAAGAATTTCATTATCCACAGTTATGGAAGGATACGGTGGAGATATAAATTTATTTAAAAGCTGGGCTTCCTCTGCTGCAAACAGTCTATCTCAGTTTTATGTAAATTCTAAATCAGCTGACTATCCTCCATTATATATCTATATATTATTTTTAATTGGTAAATTAGCAAAAATAAGTTCAATAACTCCTTACTATACATTACTTTTAAAATTGCCTTCTATAATAGCAGATATTGTAACAGCTTATATGATATATAAATTGGCTAAAAAATATTTTTCTTTAGAAATAGGTATTCTTTTAAGTGCTTTTTATATTTTTAGCCCAGCTATTTTTATAAATTCATCCCTTTGGGGACAGGTAGATTCTTTTTTCACTCTTTTTTTAGTTCTCTCTTTGTTCTTTTTATCAGAAGGGAAATTTGTTTTTTCATCTATACTTTTTACCTCTTTAGTGCTTATGAAACCCCAGGGAATTATATTTTTTCCTGTACTCTTATTTGAACTTATAGCCAGGAAAAATTTAAAGACCCTTATTAAATGTGCAGCTTCATGTATTGTGACTTCTTTAGTTATTATACTTCCATTTTCCTTTAATCAAAATGCACTGTGGATTTTTAAATTATATAAAAATACCATATCAGAATACCCTTACGCTTCTGTAAATGCTTTTAATTTTTTTAATTTACTTGGCGGAAATTATAAAGAAAGCTCCTCTACATTTTTTATATTCAGTTATAAAATTTGGGGAATAATTGCAATTATAGCAATTACAGCTTTTTCCTGGTACATTTATATTAAAAGTAAAAACAAAATATTTGCCTTTTCCTGTGCACTTGTTCAAATTTCAGGAGTTTTTACTTTTTCTACCGGAATGCATGAAAGATACTTATTTCCTGCTGCAGCACTATCCATCTTATCTTTTATATATTTAAAAGATAATAGGCTGCTAATACTACTGGCGGGATACACCCTTACAATCTACAGTAATATCTATTCCATACTTTTTGGAGGTTTTGGAAATACTACTTCACATACTCTAATAAGCGATGGAACTTGCATATTGAACATAATTTTATTTGCATATCTTGTAAAAATATTGCTTGACATAGTACTTAAGAAAAAAGGATTTAATCCTGAATCTTTTGATATAAAATTTTATTGA
- a CDS encoding methionine ABC transporter ATP-binding protein codes for MININNVGKSFDNKVVIKNINLNIKKGEIFGIVGQSGAGKSTLLRCLNGLETYDTGSIKIMDKEVKDLKGKEIRVFRKNLGMIFQNFNLLNRKNVYDNISLPLEVWGYDKKKIKTRVEELLKLVALRDKAKSMPRQLSGGQKQRVAIARALALNPSILLCDEATSALDPNTTQSILELLKKINKEFELTIVVVTHQMEVIKEICNKVAIIDSGEIKVEGDVEEVFLRPGEYLKKLLGNENLLPERGMNIRIFFPKEISQDNLITSMAIDLNIKFSIVWGKLERFRDNVLGSLVININQKDKEKICNYLSSKNVTWEVE; via the coding sequence TTGATAAATATTAATAATGTTGGTAAGAGTTTTGATAATAAGGTTGTAATTAAAAATATAAATCTTAATATAAAAAAGGGGGAAATATTTGGAATAGTAGGACAGAGTGGAGCAGGGAAATCTACACTGCTCAGATGTTTAAATGGCCTTGAAACCTATGATACTGGAAGTATAAAGATAATGGACAAAGAGGTAAAAGACTTAAAAGGAAAAGAAATAAGAGTTTTCAGGAAAAATTTAGGTATGATATTCCAAAATTTTAATTTACTAAATAGGAAAAATGTATATGATAATATATCACTTCCCCTGGAGGTATGGGGATATGATAAAAAGAAAATAAAGACTAGAGTAGAGGAATTATTAAAATTAGTGGCACTTCGTGATAAGGCTAAAAGTATGCCAAGGCAATTAAGTGGAGGGCAAAAACAGAGGGTAGCTATTGCAAGGGCACTTGCTTTAAATCCCAGTATATTACTCTGTGATGAAGCTACTTCAGCTTTAGATCCTAATACTACCCAATCTATACTTGAACTCTTAAAGAAGATAAATAAGGAATTTGAACTAACAATAGTAGTAGTAACACATCAAATGGAAGTGATAAAAGAAATATGTAACAAGGTAGCAATTATTGACAGTGGGGAGATAAAAGTAGAAGGAGATGTGGAAGAAGTATTCCTAAGGCCAGGTGAATATTTAAAAAAATTGCTGGGAAATGAAAATTTACTGCCAGAAAGAGGAATGAACATAAGAATATTTTTCCCTAAGGAAATAAGTCAGGATAATTTGATAACTTCCATGGCTATAGATTTAAATATAAAATTTTCCATAGTATGGGGAAAACTTGAGAGATTTCGAGATAATGTACTGGGAAGCCTAGTAATAAATATAAACCAAAAAGACAAGGAAAAAATATGTAATTATCTTTCTTCAAAAAATGTAACATGGGAGGTGGAATAG
- a CDS encoding DegV family protein, whose translation MEKIALLTDSACDIDEETINKYNINILSFRIIYRSGEYIDKVEITPREVYDNMKVEIPKSSLPSMEDMEKVYKRLEEENYTHVIAVVISSGLSGTYNALKIVSEKHKNLTTYIYDSKSTSVGEGIILKECGKLIEQGKNFQQIVDTIPKIKNNMHFFFVFGTLEYARKGGRIGKIPGTIGEILDIKPIVYFDDNCGVCCTYDKVRGRKRSLNKMVDIGKRFLDKNPCEVYIVHGNAEEDADRVHNMISQLPNIENIHMIGQISPIVGAYSGPGTVGICYFTM comes from the coding sequence ATGGAGAAAATTGCATTATTGACAGATTCGGCCTGTGATATAGATGAAGAAACTATAAATAAATATAATATAAATATCCTTTCCTTCAGAATCATATATAGGAGTGGAGAATATATAGATAAAGTTGAAATCACTCCAAGGGAAGTATATGATAACATGAAAGTGGAAATTCCTAAATCTTCACTGCCTTCCATGGAGGATATGGAAAAGGTCTATAAAAGACTTGAGGAAGAAAATTATACCCATGTAATTGCCGTAGTTATTTCAAGTGGACTTTCAGGTACATATAATGCTTTAAAAATAGTAAGTGAAAAGCATAAAAATTTGACTACTTATATATATGATTCTAAATCTACATCTGTGGGGGAAGGAATCATTTTAAAAGAGTGTGGTAAACTCATTGAACAGGGGAAAAATTTTCAACAAATTGTAGATACTATACCAAAAATAAAAAATAATATGCATTTCTTTTTTGTTTTTGGCACTTTGGAATATGCTAGAAAGGGTGGTCGTATAGGAAAGATACCTGGTACTATTGGAGAAATACTAGATATAAAGCCTATTGTTTATTTCGATGATAACTGTGGTGTTTGTTGTACTTATGACAAGGTCAGAGGAAGAAAGCGCTCTTTAAATAAAATGGTAGATATAGGAAAGAGGTTTTTAGATAAAAACCCATGTGAGGTGTATATAGTACATGGTAATGCAGAAGAAGATGCAGATAGAGTTCATAACATGATTTCACAATTACCTAATATAGAAAATATACACATGATAGGTCAAATAAGTCCTATAGTTGGGGCATATTCTGGTCCGGGAACAGTTGGAATATGTTATTTTACAATGTGA
- the hemL gene encoding glutamate-1-semialdehyde 2,1-aminomutase produces MRNDKIFEESKLYMPGGVNSPVRAFKDVPLNPPVIKKGRGAYIYDEDGNEYIDFVCSWGPMILGHCDEDVVNAIKYTSENAISFGATTEIELELSKYICTTLENIEMIRMVNSGTEATMSAVKLARGYTKRNKIIKFAGCYHGHFDDFLVEAGSGVMTEGIPGSAGVPKDSIKNTIIAEYNNLEDVKNIFKKYGSDIAAIIVEPVAGNMGVIPGKIDFLKGLRKLCDEYKSLLIFDEVMSGFRVAYKGAQSLYGIKPDITTMAKIMGGGLPCGAYGGRKDIMEKLSPLGPVYQAGTMSGNPIVMAAGLATLKKLNENSEYYVNFEKLGKKLEQGIRQISEDKSISMVINRCGAMFSIFFTSDSEVKNYKDARKCDTTIFAKFFQHMLEQGIYIAPSQFEAIFLNVKHTEEHIDKFLQAVNTFEAFI; encoded by the coding sequence ATGAGAAATGATAAAATATTTGAAGAATCGAAACTATATATGCCAGGTGGGGTAAATAGTCCTGTGAGGGCTTTTAAGGATGTTCCCTTAAATCCCCCTGTAATAAAAAAAGGCAGGGGTGCTTATATATATGATGAAGATGGCAATGAATACATAGACTTTGTGTGTTCCTGGGGGCCAATGATTTTAGGCCATTGTGATGAAGATGTAGTAAATGCTATAAAATACACTAGTGAAAATGCTATATCTTTTGGAGCTACCACGGAAATTGAATTAGAGCTTTCCAAATATATATGCACTACTTTGGAAAATATAGAAATGATTAGGATGGTCAATTCAGGTACAGAAGCTACTATGAGTGCAGTGAAACTTGCCAGGGGGTATACAAAGAGAAATAAAATAATAAAATTTGCAGGATGTTATCATGGACATTTTGACGACTTCCTTGTAGAAGCAGGCTCAGGTGTTATGACAGAGGGGATTCCCGGAAGCGCAGGAGTTCCTAAAGATAGTATAAAAAATACTATTATAGCTGAATATAATAATCTTGAAGATGTAAAAAATATTTTTAAGAAGTATGGCAGTGATATTGCAGCTATTATAGTAGAGCCTGTGGCGGGAAATATGGGAGTAATTCCAGGAAAAATAGATTTTCTAAAAGGACTTAGAAAGCTATGTGATGAATACAAAAGTTTGCTTATTTTTGATGAAGTAATGAGTGGATTTAGAGTTGCCTATAAAGGAGCTCAAAGTTTATATGGAATAAAACCTGATATTACTACCATGGCAAAAATTATGGGAGGAGGATTACCCTGTGGTGCTTATGGAGGTAGAAAGGATATTATGGAAAAACTTTCTCCCCTTGGACCTGTATATCAGGCTGGGACCATGTCTGGAAATCCAATTGTAATGGCTGCAGGACTTGCCACTTTGAAGAAGCTGAATGAAAACTCCGAGTATTATGTGAATTTTGAAAAACTGGGTAAAAAATTAGAACAAGGTATAAGACAAATATCAGAGGACAAAAGCATATCTATGGTAATAAATAGATGTGGAGCCATGTTTTCTATATTTTTTACCAGTGACTCAGAAGTTAAGAATTATAAGGATGCAAGGAAATGCGATACAACTATTTTTGCTAAATTTTTTCAGCATATGCTTGAGCAAGGCATTTATATAGCACCTTCCCAGTTTGAAGCTATATTTTTAAATGTGAAACATACAGAAGAACACATTGATAAATTCTTACAGGCAGTTAATACTTTTGAAGCTTTTATTTAG
- a CDS encoding methionine ABC transporter permease, which translates to MSFNEIFKQVLFPAVGETFYMVIVSTVFAVIIGFIPAVLLIITQPGGLRPNKAVYKVLDVVVNLLRSFPFIILMIAIFPFTKLIVGKAIGTTAAIVPLTIAAAPFAARVIESSFKEVDPGVIEASKSFGASNIQIIFKVMLKEALPSIVLGITLTVISVVGYSAMAGTVGGGGLGNVAVNYGYYRFQTNIMVYTVIILVIIVQLLQTIGDIIYKKLNK; encoded by the coding sequence ATGAGTTTTAATGAAATATTTAAGCAGGTACTATTTCCTGCTGTAGGAGAGACATTTTATATGGTAATAGTTTCTACAGTATTTGCCGTAATTATAGGATTTATACCTGCAGTTTTACTAATAATAACGCAGCCAGGGGGGCTTAGACCTAATAAGGCAGTTTATAAGGTTTTAGATGTAGTGGTAAATTTACTTAGATCATTTCCATTTATAATACTTATGATAGCTATCTTTCCTTTTACAAAGCTTATAGTTGGAAAAGCCATAGGTACCACAGCGGCCATAGTTCCACTTACCATAGCTGCAGCACCTTTTGCAGCCAGGGTAATTGAATCCTCTTTTAAAGAAGTGGATCCTGGAGTAATAGAGGCGTCTAAATCTTTTGGGGCAAGTAATATTCAAATAATATTCAAAGTTATGCTAAAAGAGGCTCTTCCATCTATAGTACTTGGAATAACACTTACAGTTATAAGTGTAGTAGGATATTCTGCTATGGCAGGTACAGTAGGGGGAGGGGGACTTGGAAATGTAGCAGTAAATTACGGATATTATAGATTTCAGACTAATATAATGGTGTATACCGTAATAATACTTGTAATAATTGTCCAACTGCTTCAAACTATTGGAGATATAATATATAAAAAACTTAATAAATAA
- a CDS encoding Lrp/AsnC family transcriptional regulator: protein MDNIDIKILKLLQENARISISEMSGKINLSIPAVSDRLKKLDASSLIKKYTIIINNKKFNKNLMVIMFVSLENPTFIDKFIEIIQGENEIVECHYLAGEFDYALKIITENTETLEKVLNKIKCIKGVQKTKTIVTLSTIKNNYSIIPDQIK from the coding sequence GTGGACAATATCGATATTAAAATACTAAAATTGCTGCAAGAAAATGCTAGAATTTCTATTTCGGAAATGAGCGGCAAGATTAATCTGTCAATACCTGCAGTAAGTGACAGGTTGAAAAAATTAGATGCTTCAAGCTTAATTAAAAAATATACAATAATTATCAACAATAAAAAATTTAATAAGAATCTCATGGTTATAATGTTTGTAAGTCTTGAAAATCCAACATTTATTGATAAATTTATAGAGATCATCCAGGGGGAAAATGAAATTGTTGAATGTCATTATTTAGCTGGCGAGTTTGATTATGCATTGAAAATTATTACTGAAAATACAGAAACCCTTGAAAAAGTTTTAAATAAAATAAAGTGTATTAAAGGGGTTCAAAAGACTAAGACAATAGTTACCCTTTCTACAATTAAAAATAACTATTCAATAATACCTGACCAAATTAAATAA